The DNA sequence CCCCAGATAAACTAATCGGTGAGCTGGTAGTTCAGCACCATGGCCAGCATCCGCTGCTGCAAAGAGGTTGCGTTAGCCACGGACAAAACATGCCAATACATATATTTTGAGGTGCAATGGTTTAGAGACAGCTCTTACCTCTCCAGAAGTTCTCCTTTGATCTAAGGGAACCACTAGAGTATTCCCATTGATTCCCGGGACTATAGTAGAACCTATACTCATTCTGGGTCCAACTAACATGTACCGATTGTCTCCGGATCTGTACTGGATGCTGTGGCACAGTGTCCCGTCGTAATTCACATCTCGTAAGTACTTGGAGGAATTGTCTGTGGGTTTGGAGCACTGCATTACAATCAACACGATGATACTGATGAGAAAAAGTGCTGAAACTGACCCCAAAGTAAcgatcaaataaaatgtaatgcTGTTCTCCTCGTCGTCTTTTACTGAACTTTTAACATCAGAAGCTGCAAACGCCTCTTTGGGCTCCACAACCTTGATAATCACAGTAGCTGTTGCTGACAGTGAAACGTTCCCATTGTCTTTTACCAGTATGACCAGTTTATGCTCAGCCTCGTCTGTCTCTGTGAATGACCGAAGTGTCCTTATCTGTCCTGTATAGCGGTCCAAAGCAAAGAGACTGTGGTCAGTAACTTCCTGCAGTGAAAATAATAACCAGCCGTTATATCCTATATCAGCGTCATAGGCTCTCACTTTAGTCACCAAATGGCCTGCGTTCACATTGCGGGGAATCTCCTCCACACCTTCAGCGGAACCGTTAGTGCTGACTGGATACAAGATCACTGGAGCATTGTCGTTCTGATCCAGAATGAACACGTTGACTGTGACGTTCGTGCTTTGTGACGGAGTTCCAGAGTCTGTAGCTACAACTTGGAATTTGAATGTTTTTAAAGTTTCAAAGTCAAAGCTTTTGAGCGCGGAGATATGTCCATTATCAGAATTGATATTTAAAAAAGAAGCCATATCATTCTGCGTCCCTTCTCCTCTAACTATGTGATATGAAATCGCAGCGTTTTCATTCAAGTCTTTATCACAAGCGCTTACAGAGAATATAGATGCACCAGGGGCGTTATTTTCCACTAAGTACAGCTCAAGGGGGTTTTGGGAGAATTCTGGGCTGTTATCATTTACATCTGATATCTGGACGCTCAGAGTTTTGAATGTGGACAGAGGAGGCTGACCACAGTCAGTGGcagttattgtgatgtcataatgggaCACGAGTTCACGATCCAAACGTTGTCTGGTCACTAAAGAATACATATTATCTTGGTATGAGGGCTTTAATTCGAAAGGTACATCGTCTGAAAGACTGCATACAACTTTACAATTAATACCAGAGTCTTTATCTGTCACACTAATTAGAGAAATAATAGTTCCTGGTTTTGAATCTTCTGACACCATACTAGAGAGGGATGTCACCTCTATTTCGGGTTTATTGTCGTTTAAATCGAGTATCTTTATAATGACTCTACAATCCGTACTCATTGGGGGCTGCCCTTTATCAGTGGCATGGACGTCTAGTTTATAGGTGTCAATGTCCTCGAAGTCAACGTAACCTTCAACACGAATTGCACCTGTAGCTTTATCTAAACTAAATACATCATATATCTTGGGAAGAAGTTCACTACCAAATAAATATTCAACGTCACCATTGGAACCGTCGTCCAAATCTGTTGCCTTAACGTTGAGTACAATAGTTCCGGGTTGGACATTTTCAGGCAATGTGACCGAGTATACCTCATGACTAAATACAGGATTGTTGTCATTCGAATCGAGAACAGTGATAGTGACATTAAGAGTCCCTGACCTCTGTGGACTTCCACCATCGACTGCAGTTAAAACTAGTCTATGTTCAGATTGTTTCTCTCTATCCAAGGGTTTTTGTAAAACTAAGAAGGGAATTTtatcttctcctctttctcttatTTGCAAAGAAAAATGTTCATTGTGACTCAATTTATAGACACGTACTGCATTAACGCCAACATCAGGATCACGCGCGGCTGGTAACTGGAGTCGCTTGCCAGAAAGGGTAGATTCCGAAATATCAACTAGTTTGTCTTTCTCTTGAAAATTGGGCGAGTTATCATTAACATCCGTGATTTCTATTCCGGCGTAATGTATTTCCAACGGATTTtcaacaaccattttcaggtttaTCAAACAAGCAATATTGCCATCACAGAGCTCCTCTCTGTCGATATTCTTATGAACATACAATACTCCATTGTTCTGATTTACCTGGACAATATCTTCTTTAGTTCCAGAAACGATACGAAACCGTCTCTCCACCAAAGTACTCACGTCGAGACCCAAATCCTTAGCAACATTTCCAACAACGGATCCCTCTTTCACCTCCTCTGGAATAGAGTACCTTATCTGTGCTGAAACCTTCTCTCCGAAGCACAGCAGAAGAGAGAAACGCAGAACAACCCACCAGTACTCCCATCTGCGCCTTTGTCCTCCATATTCCATCGTTaaatagaaaaaaataagcaCGATCAATAATGAAAGAATGCAATCCTGAGGATCAGATGGACAACTCGTAATGATCCATACAGCATCTAATGTTTAGGCAgcgaataataataaaaaatctgATTATCACAGCACGTCTTGTTCCAATCTCCGCAatactctctctgtatgtgtggaaCAAAACAGACCAGAGAGGGGACTAGTCTACAAAGTACCAGACATTCTCCTTGTGTTACACTGACACCACGTGGTCCGGGATTCTGGTAATCACAACAACTACATAACCCCTGAGAGTTGTTATCATTGTTTACGTTTTGGATCCAAATCCCCCACAAAATAACATTCCAGCACAAATTAACCATTAAAGAACGAGTAAAGGTGAAGATGGAAGATGGATAGATATGGGAGGTGGAGGAAGAAACGGAATTGAAGGAGTACACAGCAAAAGAACAGaggaaccgcccttgctgtctctgcctggcaggttcccctctttccactgggattctatgcctctaaccctattacaggtgcTGAGTCgatggcttactggtgctctttcatgccgtccctaggaggggtgcgtcacttgagtgggttgagtcactgacgtgatcttcctgtctgggttggcgcccccccttgggttgtgccgtggcggagatctttgtgggctatactcggccttgtctcaggatggtaagttggtggttgaagatatccctctagtggtgtggggactatctggagtatttctcctgtcttatccggtgtcctgtgtgaatttaagtatgctctctctcattctttatttctctctctctttgtggacctgagccctaggaccatgtctcaggactacctggcataatgactccttgctgtccccagtccacctagccgtgctgctgctccatttTCAACTGTtcagcctgcggctatggaatcctgatctgttcaccggacgtgctacctgtcccagacctgcagttttcaactctctagagacagcaggagtggtagagatactcttaatgatcagctatgaaaagccaacttacatttactcctgaggtgctgacttgctgcaacctcgacaactactgtgattattattatttgaccatgctggtcatttatgaacatttgaacatcttggccatgttctgttataatctccacccggcacagccagaagaggactggccacccctcatagcctggttcctctctagctgtcgtcctaggttttggcctttctagggagcttttcatagccactgtgcttctacacctgcattgcttgctgtttggggttttaggctgggtttctgtacagcactttgagatatcagctgatgtataaagggctatatgaatacatttgatttgaaatacatttgatttgataataaaCCCGAGGTAGTAGCGTAGCAGGCTAAGAAGCGAGTTTATGataattcagcaccatggacagggaTTGACACATTGACACAGCTGGTTTGCACACTCTTACAAATTCCCTCAAAACATGTCTCTTTATCTGATTTAACAGGCAGAAAATGATAGAGACAGCTCTTACCTCTCCAGAAGCTCTCCTCCTGTGTTCGGGTATCACTAGAGTATTTCCATTGCTGCCCGGGACAATAGTAGAACCTATACTCATTCTGGGTCCAACTAGCATGTACCGATTGTCTCCGGATCTGTACTGGATGCTGTGGCACAGTGTCCCGTCGTAATTCGTATCTTGTAAATACTTGGAGGAGTTGTCTGTGGTTTTGGAGCACTGCATTACAATCAACACGATGATACTGATGAGAAAAAGCGTTGAAACTGACCCCAAAGTAAcgatcaaataaaatgtaacgCTGTTCTCCTCGTCGTCTTTTACTGAACTTTTAACATCAGAAGCTGCAAAAGCCTCTTTGGGCTCCACAACCTTGATAATCACAGTAGCTGTTGCTGACAGTGAAACGTTCCCATTGTCTTTTACCAGTATGACCAGTTTATGCTCAGCCTCGTCTGTCTCTGTGAATGACCGAAGGGTCCTTATCCGTCCACTATAGCGGTCCAAAGCAAAGAGACTGTGGTCAGTAACTTCCTGCAGTGAAAATAATAACCATCCGTTATATCCTATATCAGCGTCATAGGCTCTCACTTTAGTCACCAAATGGCCTGCGTTCACATTGCGGGGAATCTCCTCCACACCTTCAGCGGAACCGTTAGTTCTGAATGGATACAAGATCACTGGAGCGTTGTCGTTCTGATCCAGAATGAACACGTTGACTGTGACGTTCGTGCTTTGTGACGGAGTTCCAGAGTCTGTAGCTACAACTTGGAATTGGAACGTTTTGAGGGATTCAAAATCAAAGCTTTTTAGCGCGGAAATATGTCCATTATCCGAATTGATGTTCAGAAAAGATGCCATATCATTATGTGTTCCTTCTCCTCTAACAATGTGATATGAAATCACAGAATTTTCATTCAAGTCTTTATCAGTGGCGCTTACAGAGAATATCGATGCACCAGGGGCGTTATTTTCCACTAAGTACAGCTGAAGAGGGGTTTGGGAGAATTCTGGACTGTTGTCGTTCACATCTGATATCTGTACACTCAGAGTTTTGAATGTGGACAGAGGAGGCTGACCACAGTCAGTAgctgttattgtgatgtcataatgggaCACGAGTTCTCTGTCTAAACGTTGTTTGGTCACTAAAGAATACATATTATCTTGGTATGAGGGTTTTAACTCAAACGGTACAGTATCTGACAGACTACACAACACCTTTCCATTTATACCAGAGTCCTTATCTGTAACACTAATAAGATAAACAACAGTTCCAGGTTTTGCATCTTCCCGAACTAAATTAGAGAGGGATGTCACCTCTATATCTGGTTTGTTGTCATTTACATCTGTTATCTTAATGATAACTCTACAACTCACAGTCATGGGAGGCTGTCCTTTATCCGAAGCCTGCACGTCAAGTCTATAAACTTCTGTCGATTCAAAGTCGACCTCTCCTTTGACTCGAATTTCTCCAGTGACACCGTCTAAATTAAACACCTCGTAAACTTTACGATTAAGATCTCTGCCAAGACTATATTCAACATCACCATTGACAGCCTCGTCCAAGTCAATAGCTTTTACTTGTATCACAACAGTGTTGATAGATACATTTTCCTCCAGCGTTACAGTGTAAACCTCCTGACTAAATACAGGTCGGTTGTCGTTTATGTCTAGCACTGTGACCGTCAAATTAAGATTGGTTGATCTCGGCGGATTCCCTCCATCGATTGCTGTCAGTAATAATCTGTGCTCACATTTCTGCTCTCTATCCAGCGTTTTCTGTAGAACTAAAAAGGGTACCTTTTCATCTCCTCTATCTCTAACTTCCAATTCAAAATTAGCGTTTTGACTTAATTTGTACAAGCGAATGGAATTAATTCCAGAGTCAAGATCACGCGCAGCTGGCAGTTGGAAATGCGATCCAGCGTGTGTGCTCTCCGAAATGTCCAGCCCTTTTGCTATCTCTGGGAAACTGGGAGAATTGTCATTCACATCTGTAATTTCTACACCAACGTAATGGATTTCTAGAGGGTTTtcaacaaccattttcaggtcaaTCAAGCAGGCGCTGTTACCATCACAGAGCTCCTCTCTGTCGATAATCTTATGAACATACAAGACGCCATTGTTCTGATTTACCTGGAAAAGAGCGTCATTAGATGCAGAAACAATACGAAACCGTCTCTCTACCAAAGTACTGACGTCAAGACCCAAATCCTTAGCAACATTTCCAACAA is a window from the Oncorhynchus clarkii lewisi isolate Uvic-CL-2024 chromosome 14, UVic_Ocla_1.0, whole genome shotgun sequence genome containing:
- the LOC139365808 gene encoding protocadherin alpha-7-like, which produces MEYGGQRRRWEYWWVVLRFSLLLCFGEKVSAQIRYSIPEEVKEGSVVGNVAKDLGLDVSTLVERRFRIVSGTKEDIVQVNQNNGVLYVHKNIDREELCDGNIACLINLKMVVENPLEIHYAGIEITDVNDNSPNFQEKDKLVDISESTLSGKRLQLPAARDPDVGVNAVRVYKLSHNEHFSLQIRERGEDKIPFLVLQKPLDREKQSEHRLVLTAVDGGSPQRSGTLNVTITVLDSNDNNPVFSHEVYSVTLPENVQPGTIVLNVKATDLDDGSNGDVEYLFGSELLPKIYDVFSLDKATGAIRVEGYVDFEDIDTYKLDVHATDKGQPPMSTDCRVIIKILDLNDNKPEIEVTSLSSMVSEDSKPGTIISLISVTDKDSGINCKVVCSLSDDVPFELKPSYQDNMYSLVTRQRLDRELVSHYDITITATDCGQPPLSTFKTLSVQISDVNDNSPEFSQNPLELYLVENNAPGASIFSVSACDKDLNENAAISYHIVRGEGTQNDMASFLNINSDNGHISALKSFDFETLKTFKFQVVATDSGTPSQSTNVTVNVFILDQNDNAPVILYPVSTNGSAEGVEEIPRNVNAGHLVTKVRAYDADIGYNGWLLFSLQEVTDHSLFALDRYTGQIRTLRSFTETDEAEHKLVILVKDNGNVSLSATATVIIKVVEPKEAFAASDVKSSVKDDEENSITFYLIVTLGSVSALFLISIIVLIVMQCSKPTDNSSKYLRDVNYDGTLCHSIQYRSGDNRYMLVGPRMSIGSTIVPGINGNTLVVPLDQRRTSGEQRMLAMVLNYQLTD
- the LOC139365809 gene encoding protocadherin alpha-3-like, coding for MGGGGQRRRWEYWWVAVRFSLLLCLGEKVSAQIRYSIPEEVKEGSVVGNVAKDLGLDVSTLVERRFRIVSASNDALFQVNQNNGVLYVHKIIDREELCDGNSACLIDLKMVVENPLEIHYVGVEITDVNDNSPSFPEIAKGLDISESTHAGSHFQLPAARDLDSGINSIRLYKLSQNANFELEVRDRGDEKVPFLVLQKTLDREQKCEHRLLLTAIDGGNPPRSTNLNLTVTVLDINDNRPVFSQEVYTVTLEENVSINTVVIQVKAIDLDEAVNGDVEYSLGRDLNRKVYEVFNLDGVTGEIRVKGEVDFESTEVYRLDVQASDKGQPPMTVSCRVIIKITDVNDNKPDIEVTSLSNLVREDAKPGTVVYLISVTDKDSGINGKVLCSLSDTVPFELKPSYQDNMYSLVTKQRLDRELVSHYDITITATDCGQPPLSTFKTLSVQISDVNDNSPEFSQTPLQLYLVENNAPGASIFSVSATDKDLNENSVISYHIVRGEGTHNDMASFLNINSDNGHISALKSFDFESLKTFQFQVVATDSGTPSQSTNVTVNVFILDQNDNAPVILYPFRTNGSAEGVEEIPRNVNAGHLVTKVRAYDADIGYNGWLLFSLQEVTDHSLFALDRYSGRIRTLRSFTETDEAEHKLVILVKDNGNVSLSATATVIIKVVEPKEAFAASDVKSSVKDDEENSVTFYLIVTLGSVSTLFLISIIVLIVMQCSKTTDNSSKYLQDTNYDGTLCHSIQYRSGDNRYMLVGPRMSIGSTIVPGSNGNTLVIPEHRRRASGERVENCRSGTGSTSGEQIRIP